The following are encoded together in the Juglans microcarpa x Juglans regia isolate MS1-56 chromosome 2D, Jm3101_v1.0, whole genome shotgun sequence genome:
- the LOC121250886 gene encoding EIN3-binding F-box protein 1-like: MSTLVNCSGDDEFYPGGSFYSNPADLGRLFSIGSHVDVYCPPSKRARISAPFLFGGNEFEQDKKPSIEILPQECLFEIFRRIPEGKERSSCACVSKQWLMLLSSIRKAEICKELPISNNVDMVTGDESQDLESDGYLTRCLVGKKATDVRLAAIAVGTSSRGGLGKLSIRGSNSACGVTDLGLSAVAHGCPSLKYLSLWNVSSIGDDGLSEIAKGCHLLEKLDLCQCPSISNKGLIAIAENCPNLTTLNIESCSNIGNEGLQVIGRLCTKLQSISIKDCPLVKDHGVSSLLSSSSLLTKVKLEALKITDFSLAVIGHYGQAITNLVLVGLQNVSEKGFWVMGVAQGLQKLASLTVTSCRGITDVSLEAIGKGCINLKQMCLRKCCFVSNNGLIAFAKAAGSLESLQLEECNRITQLGIIGALSNCGTKLKSLTLVKCMGITDMAMGFPVLSPCTSLRSLSIRNCPGFGTASLAMVGKLCPQIQHLDLSGLHGITDSGLLPLLESCEAGLAKVILSNCLNLTDEVILALTRLHGGTLELLNLEGCRKITDASLLAISENCLLLNDLDVSNCAISNSGIKVLSCAAQLNLQVLSLSGCSEVSNKSMPFLEKLGKTLVGLNLQHCKSISSSTVELLVESLWRCDILS; the protein is encoded by the exons ATGTCTACCCTCGTCAATTGCAGTG GTGACGATGAATTCTACCCTGGGGGTTCTTTTTACTCAAATCCTGCGGATTTGGGTCGCTTGTTCTCCATTGGTTCCCACGTGGATGTGTACTGCCCTCCTAGCAAGCGGGCTCGGATTAGTGCCCCATTCCTCTTTGGAGGAAATGAGTTCGAGCAGGACAAGAAACCTTCCATTGAGATTCTTCCTCAGGAATGTCTTTTTGAGATATTCAGACGCATCCCTGAAGGTAAAGAGAGGAGCTCCTGTGCTTGTGTCTCCAAGCAATGGCTTATGCTTCTGAGCAGTATTCGTAAGGCTGAAATTTGTAAGGAGTTGCCGATTTCTAATAATGTTGATATGGTCACTGGTGATGAAAGTCAAGATCTTGAAAGTGATGGATACCTTACGAGGTGTTTGGTCGGGAAGAAAGCTACAGATGTAAGACTTGCGGCAATTGCAGTTGGAACCAGTAGCCGTGGGGGTTTAGGGAAGCTATCAATCCGAGGAAGCAACTCTGCTTGTGGAGTCACTGACCTTGGCCTATCAGCTGTTGCCCACGGTTGCCCTTCTCTCAAGTATCTTTCTTTGTGGAATGTTTCTTCTATTGGGGATGATGGCCTATCTGAGATAGCTAAAGGATGCCATTTGTTGGAGAAGCTTGACCTCTGCCAGTGTCCCTCTATTTCCAACAAGGGTTTGATTGCAATTGCAGAGAACTGCCCTAATCTGACTACATTGAATATTGAATCGTGTTCAAATATTGGGAATGAGGGCCTGCAAGTTATCGGAAGGCTTTGCACCAAGTTACAGTCTATCTCTATCAAAGACTGCCCCCTTGTTAAGGATCATGGGGTATCAAGTCTGTTATCGTCATCTTCTTTGCTGACAAAGGTAAAGCTTGAGGCCTTGAAAATTACAGATTTCTCCCTTGCCGTGATTGGGCACTATGGCCAAGCTATTACAAATCTAGTCCTTGTTGGTCTCCAAAATGTGAGCGAGAAGGGCTTTTGGGTCATGGGTGTTGCTCAGGGTCTGCAAAAACTGGCATCGTTGACGGTGACTTCTTGCCGGGGAATTACGGATGTGAGTCTTGAAGCCATTGGCAAGGGATGCATTAACCTGAAGCAGATGTGCCTTCGCAAGTGCTGCTTTGTGTCCAATAATGGACTGATAGCTTTTGCCAAAGCTGCAGGATCTCTGGAGAGCCTGCAGTTGGAAGAGTGCAACAGGATCACCCAGCTAGGGATTATTGGTGCCCTCTCAAATTGCGGAACCAAGTTGAAGTCTCTTACCCTAGTGAAGTGCATGGGAATCACGGATATGGCTATGGGATTTCCTGTGCTCTCTCCCTGCACATCTCTTCGATCCTTGTCCATTCGAAACTGCCCTGGATTTGGTACTGCCAGCCTGGCTATGGTGGGTAAGTTGTGCCCTCAGATTCAACATCTAGACCTTAGTGGGCTTCATGGAATAACAGATTCTGGGCTTCTCCCGCTTCTGGAGAGCTGTGAAGCAGGACTTGCCAAGGTGATACTTAGCAACTGCTTGAATTTGACAGATGAAGTAATTTTGGCCTTGACCAGGCTACACGGGGGAACCCTTGAGCTGCTGAATCTTGAGGGATGCAGGAAGATTACTGATGCTAGCTTGCTGGCAATATCAGAGAACTGCTTGTTACTCAATGATCTAGATGTGTCAAACTGTGCAATCAGCAATTCAGGCATCAAAGTGCTTTCTTGTGCCGCGCAGCTCAATTTGCAAGTCCTTTCACTGTCGGGGTGTTCTGAAGTGTCAAACAAAAGCATGCCTTTCCTGGAGAAACTGGGTAAGACCCTTGTGGGGCTGAATCTCCAACACTGCAAATCAATTAGCAGTAGCACAGTTGAACTGCTTGTGGAGAGCCTGTGGAGATGTGATATTCTCTCTTAA
- the LOC121250889 gene encoding EPIDERMAL PATTERNING FACTOR-like protein 6 — MAPASRKDLDGLKIAVTVMLFFFLTFFPSKSAGRAMFARDRERLEQMKLVLGSRPPRCANKCLSCRPCIAALVTSPHHRTEYFNVSSQRDESYYLLSWKCKCKDKFFQP; from the exons ATGGCTCCTGCATCAAGAAAAGACCTAGATGGGCTAAAGATTGCAGTTACTGTGatgctcttcttttttctcacaTTCTTTCCTTCCAAATCAg CTGGGCGGGCAATGTTTGCAAGAGACAGAGAGCGTCTGGAGCAAATGAAATTGGTTTTGGGTTCAAGGCCTCCTCGGTGTGCGAACAAGTGCCTGAGTTGCAGGCCCTGCATAGCTGCTTTAGTTACATCTCCACACCATAGAACTGAGTACTTCAACGTATCATCTCAGCGAGATGAGAGCTATTATCTTCTCTCTTGGAAGTGCAAATGTAAAGATAAGTTCTTCCAACCTTGA